One Camelus ferus isolate YT-003-E chromosome 21, BCGSAC_Cfer_1.0, whole genome shotgun sequence genomic region harbors:
- the ACSF3 gene encoding malonate--CoA ligase ACSF3, mitochondrial isoform X2: MPPHVGVSLPRLVCAVASRRPAPWRPGGRSPLHTGPAARGNRSAPVFTRALAFGDRVALADQHGSHTYRDLYSRSLSLAREICRLRACSDGDLREERVSFLCSNDVSYVVAQWASWMSGGTAVPLYRKHPQAELEYFIQDSRSSVVLAGQEHVELLSPVVRKLGVPLLPLPPTVYCGAAKDPGEEQVPERDWRDRGAMIIYTSGTTGRPKGVVITHHNVWATVTGLVHKWAWTKDDVILHVLPLHHVHGVVNKLLCPLWVGATCVMLPEFSAQLVWEKFLSSQSPRVNVFMAVPTIYSKLMDYHDRHFGQPHVRDFVRAVCEEKIRLMVSGSAALPLPVLEKWKGATGHTLLERYGMTEIGMALSNPLATARLPVAVGIPCSQHLPSPLQAPRWLVCWPTTRVNVLSKHLTGSVGTPLPGVEVRIVSENPQKDGCPYIIHAEGNETETRVTPGFEETEGELLVRGPSVFRGYWDKPEETKNAFTSDGWFKTGDTAVFKDGSYWIRGRTSVDIIKTGGYKVSALEVERLLLGHPSIADVAVIGVPDVTWGQRVTAVVTLREGHSLSHRELKEWARGVLAPYAVPSELLLVEEIPRNQMGKVNKRDLVQQLYPQDRGTPA; this comes from the exons ATGCCGCCCCACGTGGGGGTGTCCCTCCCGCGCCTGGTCTGTGCCGTGGCCTCCCGCCGGCCAGCTCCCTGGAGGCCTGGAGGACGCAGCCCCCTGCACACAGGCCCGGCAGCCCGTGGCAACAGAAGTGCTCCTGTGTTCACCCGCGCCCTGGCCTTTGGGGACAGAGTCGCCCTCGCTGACCAGCACGGCAGCCACACCTACAGGGACCTGTACTCCCGCAGCCTCAGCCTGGCCCGGGAGATCTGCAGGCTCCGTGCGTGCAGCGACGGGGACCTCCGGGAGGAGAGGGTCTCCTTCCTGTGCTCCAACGACGTCTCCTATGTGGTGGCGCAGTGGGCCTCGTGGATGAGTGGGGGCACCGCCGTCCCGCTCTACAGAAAGCACCCCCAGGCCGAGCTGGAATACTTCATCCAGGACTCCCGCAGCTCTGTGGTCCTCGCTGGGCAGGAGCACGTGGAGCTGCTGAGCCCGGTCGTCAGGAAGCTGGGGGTCCCgctcctgcccctcccgcccACAGTCTACTGTGGGGCGGCCAAGGACCCCGGGGAGGAGCAGGTGCCGGAGCGGGACTGGAGAGACCGGGGTGCCATGATCATCTACACCAGCGGGACCACGGGGAGGCCCAAGGGCGTCGTGATCACCCACCACAACGTCTGGGCCACG GTGACGGGGCTGGTCCACAAGTGGGCGTGGACGAAGGATGATGTGATCCTCCACGTGCTCCCGCTGCACCACGTCCACGGCGTAGTCAACAAGCTGCTGTGTCCTCTCTGGGTGGGGGCCACCTGCGTGATGCTGCCCGAGTTCAGTGCTCAGCTG gTTTGGGAAAAGTTCCTGAGTTCTCAGAGTCCACGGGTGAATGTGTTCATGGCCGTGCCGACCATATACAGCAAGCTGATGGATTATCACGACAGACACTTCGGCCAGCCTCACGTCCGGGACTTCGTGCGCGCGGTCTGTGAGGAAAAAATTAG GTTGATGGTCTCGGGCTCAGCTGCGCTGCCCCTGCCCGTGCTGGAGAAGTGGAAGGGTGCCACCGGCCACACCCTGCTGGAGAGGTACGGGATGACGGAGATTGGCATGGCCTTGTCCAACCCCCTGGCCACAGCTCGCCTGCCAG TGGCCGTGGGGATTCCGTGCAGCCAGCACCTGCCCTCACCTCTGCAGGCTCCCCGTTGGCTTGTCTGCTGGCCCACCACACGGGTGAACGTGCTGAGCAAACACCTAACAG GCTCGGTGGGGACCCCGCTGCCTGGCGTCGAGGTGCGCATTGTCTCAGAAAACCCGCAGAAGGACGGCTGCCCTTACATCATCCACGCGGAAGGGAACGAGACAGAGACCAGG GTGACCCCCGGCTTCGAGGAGACGGAGGGGGAGCTCCTCGTCAGGGGGCCCTCCGTGTTCCGTGGGTACTGGGATAAACCCGAAGAGACGAAAAACGCCTTCACCTCAGACGGCTGGTTCAAAACAG GTGACACGGCTGTGTTCAAGGACGGCAGCTACTGGATCCGTGGCCGCACGTCTGTGGACATCATCAAGACCGGCGGCTACAAGGTCAGCGCCCTGGAGGTGGAGCGGCTCCTGCTGGGCCATCCCAGTATCGCGG ACGTGGCTGTAATCGGAGTTCCAGATGTGACGTGGGGCCAGCGGGTCACTGCAGTGGTGACCCTTCGGGAGGGGCACTCGCTGTCCCACAGAGAGCTCAAAGAGTGGGCCAG AGGTGTCCTGGCCCCGTACGCGGTTCCCTCGGAGCTCCTGCTGGTGGAGGAGATCCCGCGGAACCAGATGGGGAAGGTCAACAAGAGGGACCTCGTCCAGCAGCTGTACCCGCAGGACCGGGGCACCCCCGCCTGA
- the ACSF3 gene encoding malonate--CoA ligase ACSF3, mitochondrial isoform X4: MPPHVGVSLPRLVCAVASRRPAPWRPGGRSPLHTGPAARGNRSAPVFTRALAFGDRVALADQHGSHTYRDLYSRSLSLAREICRLRACSDGDLREERVSFLCSNDVSYVVAQWASWMSGGTAVPLYRKHPQAELEYFIQDSRSSVVLAGQEHVELLSPVVRKLGVPLLPLPPTVYCGAAKDPGEEQVPERDWRDRGAMIIYTSGTTGRPKGVVITHHNVWATVTGLVHKWAWTKDDVILHVLPLHHVHGVVNKLLCPLWVGATCVMLPEFSAQLVWEKFLSSQSPRVNVFMAVPTIYSKLMDYHDRHFGQPHVRDFVRAVCEEKIRLMVSGSAALPLPVLEKWKGATGHTLLERYGMTEIGMALSNPLATARLPVAVGIPCSQHLPSPLQAPRWLVCWPTTRVNVLSKHLTGETGLWRHPCRSVGTPLPGVEVRIVSENPQKDGCPYIIHAEGNETETRVTPGFEETEGELLVRGPSVFRGYWDKPEETKNAFTSDGWFKTGDTAVFKDGSYWIRGRTSVDIIKTGGYKVSALEVERLLLGHPSIADVAVIGVPDVTWGQRVTAVVTLREGHSLSHRELKEWARADSSWME; encoded by the exons ATGCCGCCCCACGTGGGGGTGTCCCTCCCGCGCCTGGTCTGTGCCGTGGCCTCCCGCCGGCCAGCTCCCTGGAGGCCTGGAGGACGCAGCCCCCTGCACACAGGCCCGGCAGCCCGTGGCAACAGAAGTGCTCCTGTGTTCACCCGCGCCCTGGCCTTTGGGGACAGAGTCGCCCTCGCTGACCAGCACGGCAGCCACACCTACAGGGACCTGTACTCCCGCAGCCTCAGCCTGGCCCGGGAGATCTGCAGGCTCCGTGCGTGCAGCGACGGGGACCTCCGGGAGGAGAGGGTCTCCTTCCTGTGCTCCAACGACGTCTCCTATGTGGTGGCGCAGTGGGCCTCGTGGATGAGTGGGGGCACCGCCGTCCCGCTCTACAGAAAGCACCCCCAGGCCGAGCTGGAATACTTCATCCAGGACTCCCGCAGCTCTGTGGTCCTCGCTGGGCAGGAGCACGTGGAGCTGCTGAGCCCGGTCGTCAGGAAGCTGGGGGTCCCgctcctgcccctcccgcccACAGTCTACTGTGGGGCGGCCAAGGACCCCGGGGAGGAGCAGGTGCCGGAGCGGGACTGGAGAGACCGGGGTGCCATGATCATCTACACCAGCGGGACCACGGGGAGGCCCAAGGGCGTCGTGATCACCCACCACAACGTCTGGGCCACG GTGACGGGGCTGGTCCACAAGTGGGCGTGGACGAAGGATGATGTGATCCTCCACGTGCTCCCGCTGCACCACGTCCACGGCGTAGTCAACAAGCTGCTGTGTCCTCTCTGGGTGGGGGCCACCTGCGTGATGCTGCCCGAGTTCAGTGCTCAGCTG gTTTGGGAAAAGTTCCTGAGTTCTCAGAGTCCACGGGTGAATGTGTTCATGGCCGTGCCGACCATATACAGCAAGCTGATGGATTATCACGACAGACACTTCGGCCAGCCTCACGTCCGGGACTTCGTGCGCGCGGTCTGTGAGGAAAAAATTAG GTTGATGGTCTCGGGCTCAGCTGCGCTGCCCCTGCCCGTGCTGGAGAAGTGGAAGGGTGCCACCGGCCACACCCTGCTGGAGAGGTACGGGATGACGGAGATTGGCATGGCCTTGTCCAACCCCCTGGCCACAGCTCGCCTGCCAG TGGCCGTGGGGATTCCGTGCAGCCAGCACCTGCCCTCACCTCTGCAGGCTCCCCGTTGGCTTGTCTGCTGGCCCACCACACGGGTGAACGTGCTGAGCAAACACCTAACAGGCGAGACAGGGCTCTGGCGCCACCCCTGCC GCTCGGTGGGGACCCCGCTGCCTGGCGTCGAGGTGCGCATTGTCTCAGAAAACCCGCAGAAGGACGGCTGCCCTTACATCATCCACGCGGAAGGGAACGAGACAGAGACCAGG GTGACCCCCGGCTTCGAGGAGACGGAGGGGGAGCTCCTCGTCAGGGGGCCCTCCGTGTTCCGTGGGTACTGGGATAAACCCGAAGAGACGAAAAACGCCTTCACCTCAGACGGCTGGTTCAAAACAG GTGACACGGCTGTGTTCAAGGACGGCAGCTACTGGATCCGTGGCCGCACGTCTGTGGACATCATCAAGACCGGCGGCTACAAGGTCAGCGCCCTGGAGGTGGAGCGGCTCCTGCTGGGCCATCCCAGTATCGCGG ACGTGGCTGTAATCGGAGTTCCAGATGTGACGTGGGGCCAGCGGGTCACTGCAGTGGTGACCCTTCGGGAGGGGCACTCGCTGTCCCACAGAGAGCTCAAAGAGTGGGCCAG
- the ACSF3 gene encoding malonate--CoA ligase ACSF3, mitochondrial isoform X1 produces the protein MPPHVGVSLPRLVCAVASRRPAPWRPGGRSPLHTGPAARGNRSAPVFTRALAFGDRVALADQHGSHTYRDLYSRSLSLAREICRLRACSDGDLREERVSFLCSNDVSYVVAQWASWMSGGTAVPLYRKHPQAELEYFIQDSRSSVVLAGQEHVELLSPVVRKLGVPLLPLPPTVYCGAAKDPGEEQVPERDWRDRGAMIIYTSGTTGRPKGVVITHHNVWATVTGLVHKWAWTKDDVILHVLPLHHVHGVVNKLLCPLWVGATCVMLPEFSAQLVWEKFLSSQSPRVNVFMAVPTIYSKLMDYHDRHFGQPHVRDFVRAVCEEKIRLMVSGSAALPLPVLEKWKGATGHTLLERYGMTEIGMALSNPLATARLPVAVGIPCSQHLPSPLQAPRWLVCWPTTRVNVLSKHLTGETGLWRHPCRSVGTPLPGVEVRIVSENPQKDGCPYIIHAEGNETETRVTPGFEETEGELLVRGPSVFRGYWDKPEETKNAFTSDGWFKTGDTAVFKDGSYWIRGRTSVDIIKTGGYKVSALEVERLLLGHPSIADVAVIGVPDVTWGQRVTAVVTLREGHSLSHRELKEWARGVLAPYAVPSELLLVEEIPRNQMGKVNKRDLVQQLYPQDRGTPA, from the exons ATGCCGCCCCACGTGGGGGTGTCCCTCCCGCGCCTGGTCTGTGCCGTGGCCTCCCGCCGGCCAGCTCCCTGGAGGCCTGGAGGACGCAGCCCCCTGCACACAGGCCCGGCAGCCCGTGGCAACAGAAGTGCTCCTGTGTTCACCCGCGCCCTGGCCTTTGGGGACAGAGTCGCCCTCGCTGACCAGCACGGCAGCCACACCTACAGGGACCTGTACTCCCGCAGCCTCAGCCTGGCCCGGGAGATCTGCAGGCTCCGTGCGTGCAGCGACGGGGACCTCCGGGAGGAGAGGGTCTCCTTCCTGTGCTCCAACGACGTCTCCTATGTGGTGGCGCAGTGGGCCTCGTGGATGAGTGGGGGCACCGCCGTCCCGCTCTACAGAAAGCACCCCCAGGCCGAGCTGGAATACTTCATCCAGGACTCCCGCAGCTCTGTGGTCCTCGCTGGGCAGGAGCACGTGGAGCTGCTGAGCCCGGTCGTCAGGAAGCTGGGGGTCCCgctcctgcccctcccgcccACAGTCTACTGTGGGGCGGCCAAGGACCCCGGGGAGGAGCAGGTGCCGGAGCGGGACTGGAGAGACCGGGGTGCCATGATCATCTACACCAGCGGGACCACGGGGAGGCCCAAGGGCGTCGTGATCACCCACCACAACGTCTGGGCCACG GTGACGGGGCTGGTCCACAAGTGGGCGTGGACGAAGGATGATGTGATCCTCCACGTGCTCCCGCTGCACCACGTCCACGGCGTAGTCAACAAGCTGCTGTGTCCTCTCTGGGTGGGGGCCACCTGCGTGATGCTGCCCGAGTTCAGTGCTCAGCTG gTTTGGGAAAAGTTCCTGAGTTCTCAGAGTCCACGGGTGAATGTGTTCATGGCCGTGCCGACCATATACAGCAAGCTGATGGATTATCACGACAGACACTTCGGCCAGCCTCACGTCCGGGACTTCGTGCGCGCGGTCTGTGAGGAAAAAATTAG GTTGATGGTCTCGGGCTCAGCTGCGCTGCCCCTGCCCGTGCTGGAGAAGTGGAAGGGTGCCACCGGCCACACCCTGCTGGAGAGGTACGGGATGACGGAGATTGGCATGGCCTTGTCCAACCCCCTGGCCACAGCTCGCCTGCCAG TGGCCGTGGGGATTCCGTGCAGCCAGCACCTGCCCTCACCTCTGCAGGCTCCCCGTTGGCTTGTCTGCTGGCCCACCACACGGGTGAACGTGCTGAGCAAACACCTAACAGGCGAGACAGGGCTCTGGCGCCACCCCTGCC GCTCGGTGGGGACCCCGCTGCCTGGCGTCGAGGTGCGCATTGTCTCAGAAAACCCGCAGAAGGACGGCTGCCCTTACATCATCCACGCGGAAGGGAACGAGACAGAGACCAGG GTGACCCCCGGCTTCGAGGAGACGGAGGGGGAGCTCCTCGTCAGGGGGCCCTCCGTGTTCCGTGGGTACTGGGATAAACCCGAAGAGACGAAAAACGCCTTCACCTCAGACGGCTGGTTCAAAACAG GTGACACGGCTGTGTTCAAGGACGGCAGCTACTGGATCCGTGGCCGCACGTCTGTGGACATCATCAAGACCGGCGGCTACAAGGTCAGCGCCCTGGAGGTGGAGCGGCTCCTGCTGGGCCATCCCAGTATCGCGG ACGTGGCTGTAATCGGAGTTCCAGATGTGACGTGGGGCCAGCGGGTCACTGCAGTGGTGACCCTTCGGGAGGGGCACTCGCTGTCCCACAGAGAGCTCAAAGAGTGGGCCAG AGGTGTCCTGGCCCCGTACGCGGTTCCCTCGGAGCTCCTGCTGGTGGAGGAGATCCCGCGGAACCAGATGGGGAAGGTCAACAAGAGGGACCTCGTCCAGCAGCTGTACCCGCAGGACCGGGGCACCCCCGCCTGA
- the ACSF3 gene encoding malonate--CoA ligase ACSF3, mitochondrial isoform X5: MPPHVGVSLPRLVCAVASRRPAPWRPGGRSPLHTGPAARGNRSAPVFTRALAFGDRVALADQHGSHTYRDLYSRSLSLAREICRLRACSDGDLREERVSFLCSNDVSYVVAQWASWMSGGTAVPLYRKHPQAELEYFIQDSRSSVVLAGQEHVELLSPVVRKLGVPLLPLPPTVYCGAAKDPGEEQVPERDWRDRGAMIIYTSGTTGRPKGVVITHHNVWATVTGLVHKWAWTKDDVILHVLPLHHVHGVVNKLLCPLWVGATCVMLPEFSAQLVWEKFLSSQSPRVNVFMAVPTIYSKLMDYHDRHFGQPHVRDFVRAVCEEKIRLMVSGSAALPLPVLEKWKGATGHTLLERYGMTEIGMALSNPLATARLPGSVGTPLPGVEVRIVSENPQKDGCPYIIHAEGNETETRVTPGFEETEGELLVRGPSVFRGYWDKPEETKNAFTSDGWFKTGDTAVFKDGSYWIRGRTSVDIIKTGGYKVSALEVERLLLGHPSIADVAVIGVPDVTWGQRVTAVVTLREGHSLSHRELKEWARGVLAPYAVPSELLLVEEIPRNQMGKVNKRDLVQQLYPQDRGTPA, encoded by the exons ATGCCGCCCCACGTGGGGGTGTCCCTCCCGCGCCTGGTCTGTGCCGTGGCCTCCCGCCGGCCAGCTCCCTGGAGGCCTGGAGGACGCAGCCCCCTGCACACAGGCCCGGCAGCCCGTGGCAACAGAAGTGCTCCTGTGTTCACCCGCGCCCTGGCCTTTGGGGACAGAGTCGCCCTCGCTGACCAGCACGGCAGCCACACCTACAGGGACCTGTACTCCCGCAGCCTCAGCCTGGCCCGGGAGATCTGCAGGCTCCGTGCGTGCAGCGACGGGGACCTCCGGGAGGAGAGGGTCTCCTTCCTGTGCTCCAACGACGTCTCCTATGTGGTGGCGCAGTGGGCCTCGTGGATGAGTGGGGGCACCGCCGTCCCGCTCTACAGAAAGCACCCCCAGGCCGAGCTGGAATACTTCATCCAGGACTCCCGCAGCTCTGTGGTCCTCGCTGGGCAGGAGCACGTGGAGCTGCTGAGCCCGGTCGTCAGGAAGCTGGGGGTCCCgctcctgcccctcccgcccACAGTCTACTGTGGGGCGGCCAAGGACCCCGGGGAGGAGCAGGTGCCGGAGCGGGACTGGAGAGACCGGGGTGCCATGATCATCTACACCAGCGGGACCACGGGGAGGCCCAAGGGCGTCGTGATCACCCACCACAACGTCTGGGCCACG GTGACGGGGCTGGTCCACAAGTGGGCGTGGACGAAGGATGATGTGATCCTCCACGTGCTCCCGCTGCACCACGTCCACGGCGTAGTCAACAAGCTGCTGTGTCCTCTCTGGGTGGGGGCCACCTGCGTGATGCTGCCCGAGTTCAGTGCTCAGCTG gTTTGGGAAAAGTTCCTGAGTTCTCAGAGTCCACGGGTGAATGTGTTCATGGCCGTGCCGACCATATACAGCAAGCTGATGGATTATCACGACAGACACTTCGGCCAGCCTCACGTCCGGGACTTCGTGCGCGCGGTCTGTGAGGAAAAAATTAG GTTGATGGTCTCGGGCTCAGCTGCGCTGCCCCTGCCCGTGCTGGAGAAGTGGAAGGGTGCCACCGGCCACACCCTGCTGGAGAGGTACGGGATGACGGAGATTGGCATGGCCTTGTCCAACCCCCTGGCCACAGCTCGCCTGCCAG GCTCGGTGGGGACCCCGCTGCCTGGCGTCGAGGTGCGCATTGTCTCAGAAAACCCGCAGAAGGACGGCTGCCCTTACATCATCCACGCGGAAGGGAACGAGACAGAGACCAGG GTGACCCCCGGCTTCGAGGAGACGGAGGGGGAGCTCCTCGTCAGGGGGCCCTCCGTGTTCCGTGGGTACTGGGATAAACCCGAAGAGACGAAAAACGCCTTCACCTCAGACGGCTGGTTCAAAACAG GTGACACGGCTGTGTTCAAGGACGGCAGCTACTGGATCCGTGGCCGCACGTCTGTGGACATCATCAAGACCGGCGGCTACAAGGTCAGCGCCCTGGAGGTGGAGCGGCTCCTGCTGGGCCATCCCAGTATCGCGG ACGTGGCTGTAATCGGAGTTCCAGATGTGACGTGGGGCCAGCGGGTCACTGCAGTGGTGACCCTTCGGGAGGGGCACTCGCTGTCCCACAGAGAGCTCAAAGAGTGGGCCAG AGGTGTCCTGGCCCCGTACGCGGTTCCCTCGGAGCTCCTGCTGGTGGAGGAGATCCCGCGGAACCAGATGGGGAAGGTCAACAAGAGGGACCTCGTCCAGCAGCTGTACCCGCAGGACCGGGGCACCCCCGCCTGA
- the ACSF3 gene encoding malonate--CoA ligase ACSF3, mitochondrial isoform X3, translating to MPPHVGVSLPRLVCAVASRRPAPWRPGGRSPLHTGPAARGNRSAPVFTRALAFGDRVALADQHGSHTYRDLYSRSLSLAREICRLRACSDGDLREERVSFLCSNDVSYVVAQWASWMSGGTAVPLYRKHPQAELEYFIQDSRSSVVLAGQEHVELLSPVVRKLGVPLLPLPPTVYCGAAKDPGEEQVPERDWRDRGAMIIYTSGTTGRPKGVVITHHNVWATVTGLVHKWAWTKDDVILHVLPLHHVHGVVNKLLCPLWVGATCVMLPEFSAQLVWEKFLSSQSPRVNVFMAVPTIYSKLMDYHDRHFGQPHVRDFVRAVCEEKIRLMVSGSAALPLPVLEKWKGATGHTLLERYGMTEIGMALSNPLATARLPVAVGIPCSQHLPSPLQAPRWLVCWPTTRVNVLSKHLTGETGLWRHPCRSVGTPLPGVEVRIVSENPQKDGCPYIIHAEGNETETRVTPGFEETEGELLVRGPSVFRGYWDKPEETKNAFTSDGWFKTAANPREARGVLRAGGEVPRSPHTHAPASVHMGLIRVCTLPRPAREGRSRGIALSLDTRIPSFGQTPCETLRVTWSPVRRGATATPHPTRALPWQGQGGTARGPSSLVSPAPLS from the exons ATGCCGCCCCACGTGGGGGTGTCCCTCCCGCGCCTGGTCTGTGCCGTGGCCTCCCGCCGGCCAGCTCCCTGGAGGCCTGGAGGACGCAGCCCCCTGCACACAGGCCCGGCAGCCCGTGGCAACAGAAGTGCTCCTGTGTTCACCCGCGCCCTGGCCTTTGGGGACAGAGTCGCCCTCGCTGACCAGCACGGCAGCCACACCTACAGGGACCTGTACTCCCGCAGCCTCAGCCTGGCCCGGGAGATCTGCAGGCTCCGTGCGTGCAGCGACGGGGACCTCCGGGAGGAGAGGGTCTCCTTCCTGTGCTCCAACGACGTCTCCTATGTGGTGGCGCAGTGGGCCTCGTGGATGAGTGGGGGCACCGCCGTCCCGCTCTACAGAAAGCACCCCCAGGCCGAGCTGGAATACTTCATCCAGGACTCCCGCAGCTCTGTGGTCCTCGCTGGGCAGGAGCACGTGGAGCTGCTGAGCCCGGTCGTCAGGAAGCTGGGGGTCCCgctcctgcccctcccgcccACAGTCTACTGTGGGGCGGCCAAGGACCCCGGGGAGGAGCAGGTGCCGGAGCGGGACTGGAGAGACCGGGGTGCCATGATCATCTACACCAGCGGGACCACGGGGAGGCCCAAGGGCGTCGTGATCACCCACCACAACGTCTGGGCCACG GTGACGGGGCTGGTCCACAAGTGGGCGTGGACGAAGGATGATGTGATCCTCCACGTGCTCCCGCTGCACCACGTCCACGGCGTAGTCAACAAGCTGCTGTGTCCTCTCTGGGTGGGGGCCACCTGCGTGATGCTGCCCGAGTTCAGTGCTCAGCTG gTTTGGGAAAAGTTCCTGAGTTCTCAGAGTCCACGGGTGAATGTGTTCATGGCCGTGCCGACCATATACAGCAAGCTGATGGATTATCACGACAGACACTTCGGCCAGCCTCACGTCCGGGACTTCGTGCGCGCGGTCTGTGAGGAAAAAATTAG GTTGATGGTCTCGGGCTCAGCTGCGCTGCCCCTGCCCGTGCTGGAGAAGTGGAAGGGTGCCACCGGCCACACCCTGCTGGAGAGGTACGGGATGACGGAGATTGGCATGGCCTTGTCCAACCCCCTGGCCACAGCTCGCCTGCCAG TGGCCGTGGGGATTCCGTGCAGCCAGCACCTGCCCTCACCTCTGCAGGCTCCCCGTTGGCTTGTCTGCTGGCCCACCACACGGGTGAACGTGCTGAGCAAACACCTAACAGGCGAGACAGGGCTCTGGCGCCACCCCTGCC GCTCGGTGGGGACCCCGCTGCCTGGCGTCGAGGTGCGCATTGTCTCAGAAAACCCGCAGAAGGACGGCTGCCCTTACATCATCCACGCGGAAGGGAACGAGACAGAGACCAGG GTGACCCCCGGCTTCGAGGAGACGGAGGGGGAGCTCCTCGTCAGGGGGCCCTCCGTGTTCCGTGGGTACTGGGATAAACCCGAAGAGACGAAAAACGCCTTCACCTCAGACGGCTGGTTCAAAACAG CAGCTAACCCGCGTGAAGCGAGGGGTGTGTTAAGAGCAGGCGGTGAAGTGCCACGCAGCCCTCACACACACGCTCCCGCGTCCGTGCACATGGGGCTCATTCGTGTGTGCACACTCCCACGCCCAGCCAGGGAAGGGAGGTCCCGAGGCATCGCTCTGAGCCTGGACACAAGGATCCCTTCCTTTGGTCAGACTCCCTGCGAGACACTGCGTGTGACATGGAGCCCCGTCAGGAGAGGGGCCACAGCGACACCGCATCCCACCAGGGCTCTGCCgtggcagggccagggagggacAGCGAGAGGCCCCAGTTCTCTCGTGTCTCCTGCTCCACTGTCCTGA
- the ACSF3 gene encoding malonate--CoA ligase ACSF3, mitochondrial isoform X6 — MPPHVGVSLPRLVCAVASRRPAPWRPGGRSPLHTGPAARGNRSAPVFTRALAFGDRVALADQHGSHTYRDLYSRSLSLAREICRLRACSDGDLREERVSFLCSNDVSYVVAQWASWMSGGTAVPLYRKHPQAELEYFIQDSRSSVVLAGQEHVELLSPVVRKLGVPLLPLPPTVYCGAAKDPGEEQVPERDWRDRGAMIIYTSGTTGRPKGVVITHHNVWATVTGLVHKWAWTKDDVILHVLPLHHVHGVVNKLLCPLWVGATCVMLPEFSAQLVWEKFLSSQSPRVNVFMAVPTIYSKLMDYHDRHFGQPHVRDFVRAVCEEKIRLMVSGSAALPLPVLEKWKGATGHTLLERYGMTEIGMALSNPLATARLPVAVGIPCSQHLPSPLQAPRWLVCWPTTRVNVLSKHLTGETGLWRHPCRSVGTPLPGVEVRIVSENPQKDGCPYIIHAEGNETETRVTPGFEETEGELLVRGPSVFRGYWDKPEETKNAFTSDGWFKTALLLLRF, encoded by the exons ATGCCGCCCCACGTGGGGGTGTCCCTCCCGCGCCTGGTCTGTGCCGTGGCCTCCCGCCGGCCAGCTCCCTGGAGGCCTGGAGGACGCAGCCCCCTGCACACAGGCCCGGCAGCCCGTGGCAACAGAAGTGCTCCTGTGTTCACCCGCGCCCTGGCCTTTGGGGACAGAGTCGCCCTCGCTGACCAGCACGGCAGCCACACCTACAGGGACCTGTACTCCCGCAGCCTCAGCCTGGCCCGGGAGATCTGCAGGCTCCGTGCGTGCAGCGACGGGGACCTCCGGGAGGAGAGGGTCTCCTTCCTGTGCTCCAACGACGTCTCCTATGTGGTGGCGCAGTGGGCCTCGTGGATGAGTGGGGGCACCGCCGTCCCGCTCTACAGAAAGCACCCCCAGGCCGAGCTGGAATACTTCATCCAGGACTCCCGCAGCTCTGTGGTCCTCGCTGGGCAGGAGCACGTGGAGCTGCTGAGCCCGGTCGTCAGGAAGCTGGGGGTCCCgctcctgcccctcccgcccACAGTCTACTGTGGGGCGGCCAAGGACCCCGGGGAGGAGCAGGTGCCGGAGCGGGACTGGAGAGACCGGGGTGCCATGATCATCTACACCAGCGGGACCACGGGGAGGCCCAAGGGCGTCGTGATCACCCACCACAACGTCTGGGCCACG GTGACGGGGCTGGTCCACAAGTGGGCGTGGACGAAGGATGATGTGATCCTCCACGTGCTCCCGCTGCACCACGTCCACGGCGTAGTCAACAAGCTGCTGTGTCCTCTCTGGGTGGGGGCCACCTGCGTGATGCTGCCCGAGTTCAGTGCTCAGCTG gTTTGGGAAAAGTTCCTGAGTTCTCAGAGTCCACGGGTGAATGTGTTCATGGCCGTGCCGACCATATACAGCAAGCTGATGGATTATCACGACAGACACTTCGGCCAGCCTCACGTCCGGGACTTCGTGCGCGCGGTCTGTGAGGAAAAAATTAG GTTGATGGTCTCGGGCTCAGCTGCGCTGCCCCTGCCCGTGCTGGAGAAGTGGAAGGGTGCCACCGGCCACACCCTGCTGGAGAGGTACGGGATGACGGAGATTGGCATGGCCTTGTCCAACCCCCTGGCCACAGCTCGCCTGCCAG TGGCCGTGGGGATTCCGTGCAGCCAGCACCTGCCCTCACCTCTGCAGGCTCCCCGTTGGCTTGTCTGCTGGCCCACCACACGGGTGAACGTGCTGAGCAAACACCTAACAGGCGAGACAGGGCTCTGGCGCCACCCCTGCC GCTCGGTGGGGACCCCGCTGCCTGGCGTCGAGGTGCGCATTGTCTCAGAAAACCCGCAGAAGGACGGCTGCCCTTACATCATCCACGCGGAAGGGAACGAGACAGAGACCAGG GTGACCCCCGGCTTCGAGGAGACGGAGGGGGAGCTCCTCGTCAGGGGGCCCTCCGTGTTCCGTGGGTACTGGGATAAACCCGAAGAGACGAAAAACGCCTTCACCTCAGACGGCTGGTTCAAAACAG CCCTCCTGCTGCTCAGGTTCTAG